In the genome of Lathyrus oleraceus cultivar Zhongwan6 chromosome 4, CAAS_Psat_ZW6_1.0, whole genome shotgun sequence, the window CATTCCCTCTGCGGAATATCCTTTTCCAATGAATACACCATTATGGGTCAAAATAAGTTTGCCCGATTCATATACAGATTTAATACCCGGTTTTCCCAATAAATCCCCACTAACAAGATTCCTATTCATGTCTggaacatgaagcacatttacAAGGGTAACTTTCTTTCCAGAAGTGAAGTTAAGTTCGACCGAACCGGTTCCAACAACTTTAGAGCGGACTTCATTTCCCATTTGTACCTCTTGTCCATCAATTGCTTCAGAATAGGTTTTGAATGCAGCCTTGTCATAAGTAACATGCACCGTAGCACAAGTGTCATACCACCAACCTTGAACTTTTCCTTTGATTGCCATAATTTCGCTCACTGTAGCAATTATGTCATCATCTGATCGAATTGCATTGATCTcattttttgctttattttgtcTGCAATCTCGAGCATAGTATCCAGGTTTACCGCATACGAAACATCCGTTCTTTGGACCTTTATGACCCGCCAGAGTTCTTGAACTTGTTATGTTCTTTCTTTGGTCCAAGATGACTCTTCATGCCATCATGTCTCTTCTTTCCCTTGTTGGTCACAGCGTTTGTTTTGAAATGAGTAGGGGGTTCTGATTTCTCCCTCTCCTTCGATTCCTCCTCGATTCGAAGATGTTTCTGAATTTTCTCCAAGGAGAAGTCCTCGGAACTGTGCAACAATTTCTTTCGGTAGCCTTTCCATGAAGGTGGTAATTTTGCAATAATTGCACCGACTTGGAAGGTCTCAGGGATGTCTATTTTTACTGCCTTTATTTTATTGACCAGAACTTGCAATTCATGCACTTGGGGAAGAATGGGCTTAGAATCTAAGAATTTAAAATCGAAATATTTAGATATTAAGAACTTCTTCGTACCTTCCT includes:
- the LOC127138082 gene encoding uncharacterized protein LOC127138082 produces the protein MASDAAVSSIKVMNQDLVKLDRFDGTNYTRWQDKMTFLLTALKVHYVLDPDLQPIPEPTENDSEELKKERKKRKEDELLCRGHILNTLSDRLYDLYTDNPSATEIWKALEFKFKAEEEGTKKFLISKYFDFKFLDSKPILPQVHELQVLVNKIKAVKIDIPETFQVGAIIAKLPPSWKGYRKKLLHSSEDFSLEKIQKHLRIEEESKEREKSEPPTHFKTNAVTNKGKKRHDGMKSHLGPKKEHNKFKNSGGS